In one window of Armatimonadota bacterium DNA:
- a CDS encoding long-chain fatty acid--CoA ligase, whose product MNLGDLVERQADLRPDKTALHFQDESVTYAELDRRINRVANALVGLGVGKGDRVAVQIGNRLDFVYAYYGIARTGAVLVPLNVMYKAAEVEYIANDSGIKAIISDAPLYPVAAAVRAKVPTLEHVIVAREAPDDSVVPLTAILASDQNARPQVDIDPEDLAVVCYTSGTTGRPKGAMLTHNNLISNCEPLVFLPRYELRADDISMLVLPLFHIYGMNVALGAPMYAGGTGIIIERFDPELVLSTIEQMRVSVFYGAPPMYIAMSSFESPREFDLSSLRVVYSGAAALPVKVLERFAERYGITIQEGYGLTETSPVLCTNAAGEQTKPGSVGPPIPGVEIKIFDEDDREVPVGEVGEVVCRGPNIFKGYLNLPEETAEAMTSGWFHTGDLGKVDSDGYCYIVDRKKEMVLVSGFNVYPREVEEVLYRHPQVADAAIIGVPDEYSGERVKAVVALRPGEACNAEDIIAYCRGNLAAYKCPKEIEFRDQLPKLPTGKVAKLELKQGG is encoded by the coding sequence ATGAACCTGGGCGATCTCGTCGAACGTCAGGCAGACCTGAGGCCAGATAAGACTGCCCTCCATTTCCAGGACGAGTCGGTGACCTACGCCGAACTCGACCGACGCATCAACCGAGTGGCCAATGCGCTCGTCGGCCTTGGCGTGGGCAAGGGCGATCGAGTGGCGGTGCAGATCGGCAATCGGCTCGATTTCGTTTACGCCTACTATGGCATCGCGCGCACGGGCGCGGTGCTCGTCCCGCTCAACGTGATGTACAAGGCCGCTGAGGTCGAGTACATCGCCAACGACTCAGGCATCAAGGCGATCATCAGCGATGCGCCGCTCTACCCGGTCGCGGCGGCGGTGCGCGCGAAGGTGCCGACTCTGGAGCACGTCATCGTGGCGCGGGAAGCGCCGGACGATTCGGTCGTGCCGCTGACAGCCATCCTGGCAAGCGACCAGAATGCGCGTCCGCAGGTGGACATCGACCCCGAGGACCTTGCCGTCGTATGCTACACCTCCGGCACGACGGGGCGGCCCAAGGGCGCCATGCTCACCCACAACAACCTCATCTCCAATTGCGAGCCGCTGGTGTTCTTGCCGAGGTACGAACTCAGAGCCGACGACATCAGCATGCTCGTGCTGCCGCTGTTTCATATCTACGGCATGAACGTCGCCCTGGGCGCGCCGATGTACGCGGGAGGCACCGGCATCATCATCGAACGCTTCGACCCGGAACTCGTGCTGTCCACGATTGAGCAGATGCGAGTGAGCGTGTTCTATGGCGCGCCGCCGATGTACATCGCGATGAGCAGTTTCGAGTCTCCGCGGGAATTCGACCTGTCGAGCCTGCGCGTCGTCTATTCCGGCGCGGCGGCGCTGCCGGTCAAAGTCCTGGAGCGGTTCGCCGAGCGCTACGGCATCACGATACAGGAGGGATATGGTCTGACGGAGACATCGCCGGTGCTCTGCACCAACGCCGCCGGAGAGCAGACCAAGCCCGGCTCGGTTGGGCCGCCCATACCGGGAGTCGAAATCAAGATCTTTGACGAAGATGATCGCGAGGTGCCGGTGGGGGAGGTTGGCGAGGTCGTCTGTCGCGGGCCGAACATCTTCAAGGGCTACCTCAACCTGCCGGAGGAGACGGCCGAAGCCATGACCTCCGGATGGTTCCACACTGGTGATCTGGGCAAAGTGGACAGCGACGGATACTGTTACATCGTTGACCGCAAGAAGGAAATGGTGCTGGTGAGCGGCTTCAACGTGTATCCGCGGGAAGTGGAGGAAGTGCTGTATCGCCATCCCCAGGTGGCGGACGCCGCGATCATCGGGGTTCCCGATGAGTACAGTGGCGAGCGCGTCAAGGCGGTCGTCGCGCTGCGCCCCGGCGAGGCCTGCAACGCCGAGGACATCATTGCGTATTGCCGCGGCAATCTCGCCGCCTACAAATGCCCCAAGGAAATTGAATTCCGCGACCAACTGCCCAAGCTCCCCACCGGCAAAGTAGCCAAGCTGGAGCTGAAGCAGGGGGGGTAG
- a CDS encoding haloalkane dehalogenase: protein MTDEAISPDFPYESHYADVLGSRMHYVEQGAGDPILFVHGTPTWSYLWRNVIPHLSSAARCVALDLIGMGRSDKPDIEYRFLDHARYFEGFIEKLGLQNITLVIHDWGSALGFHYAMRHEHNVKGLAFMEAILAPVRSWDVFPPDLREMYQTFRTPNVGWEMIVNRNAFVENVLPSAVLRKLTDEEMDYYREPFKEPASRRPLWRWPNEVPVAGEPADVAEAVETYSRRLRESDLPKLLLYATPGAILRAPLVDWCRRTLKNLATVDIGPGLHFVQEDRPHRIGAELAAWYGAVD from the coding sequence ATGACTGACGAAGCGATCTCCCCGGACTTTCCCTACGAATCCCACTACGCCGACGTGCTCGGCTCAAGAATGCACTACGTCGAGCAAGGCGCCGGCGATCCGATCCTGTTTGTCCACGGCACGCCTACCTGGTCCTACCTCTGGCGGAACGTCATCCCGCATCTCTCCTCCGCGGCGCGGTGCGTCGCCCTCGATCTCATCGGCATGGGCCGATCGGACAAGCCCGACATCGAGTACCGCTTCCTTGATCACGCCAGATACTTCGAGGGATTCATCGAGAAGCTGGGATTGCAGAACATCACGCTCGTGATTCACGACTGGGGTTCTGCGCTCGGCTTCCACTACGCGATGCGCCACGAGCACAATGTCAAAGGATTGGCTTTCATGGAAGCCATCCTGGCGCCGGTGCGCAGTTGGGACGTCTTCCCGCCGGATCTCAGAGAGATGTACCAGACCTTCAGGACACCGAACGTCGGCTGGGAGATGATCGTCAATCGGAACGCGTTCGTCGAGAACGTGCTGCCCAGTGCCGTGTTGCGCAAGCTCACCGACGAGGAGATGGACTACTATCGGGAGCCGTTCAAAGAGCCGGCCAGTCGCAGGCCGCTGTGGCGCTGGCCCAATGAAGTACCGGTCGCGGGAGAGCCGGCCGATGTCGCGGAGGCGGTCGAGACATACAGCCGCAGACTGCGTGAATCCGACCTGCCCAAGCTGCTGCTGTACGCGACGCCTGGGGCGATTCTGAGGGCGCCGCTGGTGGACTGGTGCCGCCGCACGCTCAAGAATCTCGCGACTGTGGACATCGGGCCGGGGCTTCATTTCGTGCAGGAAGACCGTCCGCATCGGATCGGCGCCGAGCTTGCCGCGTGGTACGGCGCTGTGGATTAA
- a CDS encoding VCBS repeat-containing protein produces the protein MRPIAIFCVIAACLAGSSPGAEGRSASTNMSVASAVSEAEYFRWEGVVRPSDEPAGLAFRAGQGGDRYWAILESARLRIGRTLDGKEQVFGEHIAPQAKRLCLAVEVVPAQQDENGPAWYIGSALSPPAIEIRAKTWPDTEPEPDWQLSVTSDPFVPGQYGEAYWDIPSTSARYPFGGRLSVIGALHSVREVRFERLAFAPSEAPQHVAPCATIQLGPNGGSWLALGDLDNDGRLDFLSARNDNQSVTALVAVDPEGEVLWQRGGGGRPDIGYDVPCTIYDLNGDGKTEVLYSSEGDLIVLEGATGREIRRHALPDGLRAADCIVLADLRGLGRRQDVVIKDRYAKVYAYTAEFEPLWRWEGNTGHH, from the coding sequence GTGAGGCCGATCGCTATCTTCTGCGTCATCGCAGCATGTCTCGCGGGGTCGTCACCCGGCGCCGAAGGGAGGAGCGCGAGCACTAACATGTCCGTCGCCAGCGCCGTGTCAGAAGCGGAATACTTCCGGTGGGAGGGCGTGGTCAGGCCCTCGGATGAGCCCGCAGGTCTCGCGTTTCGCGCGGGGCAAGGCGGCGACCGGTATTGGGCGATACTCGAGTCCGCAAGACTCCGGATCGGCCGCACGCTCGACGGCAAAGAGCAAGTATTCGGCGAGCACATTGCACCTCAGGCCAAGCGCCTCTGTCTGGCGGTCGAGGTGGTGCCGGCGCAGCAAGACGAGAATGGCCCGGCGTGGTACATCGGCAGCGCGCTCTCCCCGCCTGCGATCGAGATACGGGCCAAGACGTGGCCGGATACGGAGCCCGAACCCGACTGGCAGCTCTCGGTGACGAGCGACCCCTTCGTGCCCGGGCAGTACGGCGAGGCATACTGGGACATTCCGAGCACCTCCGCGCGTTATCCCTTCGGCGGGCGCCTGAGCGTCATCGGCGCGCTTCACTCCGTGCGCGAGGTCCGTTTCGAGCGGCTCGCTTTCGCGCCGTCCGAGGCCCCGCAGCACGTCGCGCCTTGCGCAACAATCCAGCTCGGCCCCAACGGCGGCTCGTGGCTCGCCCTCGGCGATCTCGACAACGACGGCAGGCTGGATTTCCTGAGCGCGCGCAATGACAACCAGTCGGTGACCGCGCTCGTCGCGGTAGACCCTGAAGGCGAGGTGCTGTGGCAGCGAGGTGGGGGAGGCAGGCCCGACATCGGCTATGACGTGCCGTGCACCATCTACGACCTCAACGGCGACGGGAAGACAGAGGTCTTGTACAGCTCCGAGGGCGATCTCATCGTACTCGAGGGTGCAACGGGGCGCGAGATTCGCCGCCACGCGCTGCCCGATGGCTTGCGCGCGGCGGACTGTATCGTCCTCGCCGATCTCCGCGGTCTGGGGCGGCGTCAGGACGTCGTTATCAAGGATCGCTACGCCAAGGTGTACGCGTACACCGCCGAGTTCGAGCCGCTGTGGAGGTGGGAGGGCAACACGGGCCATCACC